From Mauremys mutica isolate MM-2020 ecotype Southern chromosome 15, ASM2049712v1, whole genome shotgun sequence, one genomic window encodes:
- the LOC123349984 gene encoding zinc finger protein 628-like produces the protein MRGQRRLAGEPLEIQVLRVKEEEEEEGAGCPEYVSELLCQEGAGGLSTRCHAHPGPRLFLAPAAPPQPRPGAGWDAGPPAKPYACSFCPKRFKRSSDRRAHERVHTGERPYRCRACGKRFTQSSVLTGHLRLHTGERPFRCPGCPKSFSDASNFKKHQRIHAQPPGSEPACPPASPSQWDTGGCAKDLARDGDGDAKGLALTWASLGSSAEGPRPDFPANGACPSLSAVGLADSRCPGAWQRLAVERDAEQGSPVPGTGARLSPSDSGCGEAGDGGRMAEEEEGGRARCFLLEKLDRAPQLCPSPDTHELRVPVHAAPWCPSPDARSPRGRPPAPPPDARQYICFVCSKRFRRATDLKEHLRVHTGERPFACGVCSKRFTQASALSTHQRIHTGERPFRCPVCPKSFNNASNFAKHRRVHSGERPHRCAICGKGFQERRWVIRHLQAMHPPLG, from the coding sequence ATGAGGGGGCAGCGCAGGCTGGCGGGGGAGCCCCTGGAGATCCAGGTGCTGAGggtgaaggaggaagaggaggaggaaggagccgGGTGCCCGGAGTACGTCTCGGAGCTGCTGTGCCAGGAGGGGGCCGGGGGCCTCAGCACCCGCTGCCACGCCCACCCGGGGCCGCGCCTGTTCCTTGCCCCGGCAGCGCCCCCGCAGCCACGCCCCGGTGCCGGGTGGGACGCCGGCCCCCCGGCTAAGCCCTACGCCTGCTCGTTCTGCCCCAAGCGCTTCAAGCGCTCCTCGGACCGGCGGGCCCACGAGCGGGTGcacacgggcgagcgcccctACCGCTGCCGGGCGTGCGGCAAGCGCTTCACCCAGTCCTCGGTGCTGACCGGCCACCTGCGCCTccacacgggcgagcgcccctTCCGCTGCCCCGGCTGCCCCAAGAGCTTCAGCGACGCCTCCAACTTCAAGAAGCACCAGCGCATCCACGCCCAGCCCCCGGGCAGCGAACCCGcctgcccccctgcctccccgagCCAGTGGGACACTGGTGGGTGTGCCAAGGACCTGGCGCGAGATGGCGACGGGGACGCCAAGGGGCTGGCGCTAACTTGGGCGTCCCTTGGGTCCTCTGCCGAGGGCCCCAGGCCTGACTTCCCGGCTAATGGTGCCTGCCCGTCCCTGTCGGCAGTGGGGCTGGCGGACAGCCGGTGCCCTGGGGCATGGCAGCGTCTGGCAGTGGAGCGAGATGCAGAGCAGGGCTCCCCTGTCCCTGGCACGGGTGCCCGGCTGTCCCCCAGCGACTCGGGCTGCGGGGAAGCTGGCGACGGAGGAAGAAtggctgaggaagaggagggtgGTCGTGCTCGCTGCTTCTTGCTGGAAAAGCTGGACCGGGCGCCCCAACTGTGCCCGAGCCCTGATACCCACGAGCTGCGTGTGCCAGTCCATGCCGCTCCCTGGTGCCCGAGCCCCGATGCCCGTTCCCCACGCGGCAGgccgcccgcccccccgcccgatGCCCGCCAATACATCTGCTTCGTGTGCTCCAAGCGTTTCAGGCGGGCCACGGACCTGAAGGAGCACCTGCGGGTGcacacgggcgagcgcccctTCGCCTGCGGGGTCTGCAGCAAGCGCTTCACCCAGGCCTCGGCCCTGTCCACCCACCAGCGCATccacacgggcgagcgcccctTCCGCTGCCCCGTCTGCCCCAAGAGCTTCAACAATGCCTCCAACTTCGCCAAGCACCGGCGGGTGCACTCCGGGGAGCGCCCCCACCGCTGCGCCATCTGCGGAAAGGGCTTCCAGGAGCGCCGGTGGGTGATCCGGCACCTCCAGGCCATGCACCCGCCGCTGGGGTGA
- the LOC123349898 gene encoding zinc finger protein 581-like has product MDLHPFSPRPPRDGGADARHQPPAREEPSRRRLKLEEDGEASRPRAPRAPPWPPGPGEAGPEQGEAARYGRYLLIDSQGLPYTVLVEEAGAAGERAGLRKVYCCPVCSRTFEYLSYLQRHSITHSEHKPHVCRACGKAFKRTSHLERHKYTHAGRKPHQCPICQRSFRDAGELAHHQRVHTGERPFQCEACHMRFGERNTLQRHIRRKHRQQPPTP; this is encoded by the coding sequence ATGGATCTCCACCCCTTCAGCCCGCGGCCCCCCAGGGACGGAGGCGCCGACGCCCGGCACCAGCCCCCGGCCCGGGAGGAGCCGTCCAGGCGCCGGCTCAAACTGGAGGAGGACGGGGAGGCCAGCCGGCCGCGCGCCCCCCgggccccaccctggccccccggccccggggaggCCGGGCCGGAGCAGGGCGAGGCCGCGCGCTACGGTCGCTACCTGCTGATCGACAGCCAGGGGCTGCCCTACACGGTGCTGGTGGAGGAGGCGGGCGCGGCGGGCGAGCGGGCGGGGCTGCGGAAGGTGTACTGCTGCCCGGTCTGCTCGCGCACCTTCGAGTACCTCTCCTACCTGCAGCGGCACAGCATCACCCACTCGGAGCACAAGCCCCACGTCTGCCGGGCCTGCGGCAAGGCCTTCAAGCGCACGTCCCACCTGGAGCGGCACAAGTACACCCACGCCGGGCGCAAGCCCCACCAGTGCCCCATCTGCCAGCGCAGCTTCCGCGACGCCGGCGAGCTGGCCCACCACCAGCGCGTGcacacgggcgagcgcccctTCCAGTGCGAGGCCTGCCACATGCGCTTCGGCGAGCGCAACACGCTCCAGCGGCACATCCGGCGCAAGCACCGCCAGCAGCCGCCCACGCCCTGA